The following proteins are encoded in a genomic region of Phragmites australis chromosome 9, lpPhrAust1.1, whole genome shotgun sequence:
- the LOC133928721 gene encoding uncharacterized protein LOC133928721 → MAAAATTTPSTTLTMKLLVDPSPLRWRVVFAEAGKDTVDFLFSLLALPVGTAVKLLGKDSVLGCMGNLYSSAERLEDPYVQPGMAKDAILCAAMVRPPAAVRPNSWVFPALPEPAPAPAPAPKKFFNCGRSYYNSSCGPYVTEVMGTRCPSCGNSMYRETKLIGSPEPVAAEEPARKGFVQGGMVAYMVTDDLVISPMSNVSTISLLNACGVRDFGKLQERTVQIGYKEGLEILRTSLQSKTVLTDVFLGKKPPSASSMKNGGITPQLRNGTRHDSVSWRA, encoded by the exons ATGGCAGCCGCTGCCACTACCACGCCGAGCACCACGCTCACCATGAAACTACTCGTCGATCCCAGCCCGCTGCGCTGGCGCGTGGTGTTCGCGGAGGCCGGCAAGGACACGGTCGacttcctcttctccctcctcgccTTGCCGGTCGGCACGGCCGTGAAGCTGCTGGGGAAGGACTCCGTACTCGGCTGCATGGGGAACCTCTACAGCAGCGCCGAGAGGCTCGAGGACCCCTACGTTCAGCCCGGCATGGCCAAGGACGCGATCCTCTGCGCCGCCATGGTGCGGCCCCCCGCGGCCGTGCGACCCAACAGCTGGGTCTTCCCGGCCTTGCCAGAGCCGGCACCGGCTCCGGCGCCGGCCCCGAAGAAGTTCTTCAACTGCGGCAGGAGCTACTACAATTCCAGCTGCGGCCCCTACGTGACGGAGGTGATGGGCACTAGGTGCCCCAGCTGCGGCAACTCGATGTACAGGGAAACCAAGCTTATCGGGTCGCCGGAGCCAGTAGCTGCCGAAGAACCGGCGAGGAAAGGGTTCGTGCAGGGCGGCATGGTGGCGTACATGGTGACGGACGACCTCGTGATCTCGCCCATGTCGAACGTCTCGACCATCTCGCTGCTCAACGCCTGCGGGGTAAGGGATTTCGGAAAGCTCCAGGAGAGGACCGTGCAGATTGGGTACAAGGAG GGTTTGGAGATTCTCAGGACGTCGCTGCAGTCCAAGACTGTGCTCACTGATGTTTTCCTTGGCAAGAAGCCGCCTTCCGCTTCGTCGATGAAAAACGGCGGCATTACCCCTCAGTTGAGAAACGGCACAAGACATGACTCTGTCAGCTGGCGTGCGTGA